A stretch of Pristiophorus japonicus isolate sPriJap1 chromosome 10, sPriJap1.hap1, whole genome shotgun sequence DNA encodes these proteins:
- the pcf11 gene encoding pre-mRNA cleavage complex 2 protein Pcf11, producing the protein MAEDTAKADACKEYQSSLEDLTFNSKPHINNLTILAEENLKYSSEIVKLIEAQITKAPVSEKLPVMYLMDSIVKNVGGSYISLFAQNLIPTFSSVFEKVDESTRKSLFKLRSTWDEMFQLTKLYALDVKVNKLDPAWPIKPLPPNVNSSSIHVNPKFLNRSLEEPATSSSTVAPVNSAKQNIAESQINVTQEQEQFIRQQLLAKQKQLLELQQKKLELELEQTKAQLIASLTSPHPIPDSKSLGHSKLHVPITKVSPMLSTGAAKPTPATVRPLQQESAQPEKSQATHVSDTKVSNRDPRINRLSQQSTRTKGPLQTEKFDKTVSKKNSPAGGSSDRTENQNSISKQDKDKICDRLVRKESKVSEGKSKLVSPVKNKLPFKNAKKMDTEKVKVEITKRDPRLRKSSQDKSDSKVETKEKRASTEKKVEEDQGKGTERKPSVMRNKAINGILLKIEKDGKETEKDVSKSGGFHFRSHSRSSRSRSPRSRSPRSRSPISRSARQRGRLSPKRRRISVSPLSKTQDKEKLVKRPLSDEYKQNTNNWEHRDLRKKASTKPEARDPRKLKRTREDRGQESQVIHPENRNSPRRSPEPKENVENWHDPPSAKRWKSGWEEAKSLKQKQETPAHTKFPHQQKDVHPGNKGILSPRTPRQQRMSVDANLQIPKELTSANKRDLLKKANQRLTAAEISYDEFLVVAHQINQLFQYQEEKSRSSDWQASHVTPRGFKTELKEESPSARTQGKGAPLSEAELSYLEHMSKLKRTRVQLEQSHESELRCKTREAHNKDISGDRSLSVREDGDQGRKSPSISSNSYSVIERKLGEKREANESGHGHYSEGRHSERRKLCDVKPVRRSPVGDNRQSHDKHCDRVSPLRQRMSPLVDEERNQSNIRDSKKHVDETLPIKQIRSSPIPEDRYKADSNHGKLCNNWTESRNEQRQGSKHHPMVERDIQEFGPRDGKDTKREEPRNQCDHHLEERPAYDAPQRGSGRVESSRIKSGILEMPQRFREPSDRPGQGKSGSTRNLEKLRTDESIEPDRTWLRSRDGSPSSDGRIAGSRIRLQDPPEQVAQPIDGAPEQSGLWIEGIPGQPSAHFDGPGGSHSGQPGACFDGPHRGQPGACFNGPGTIHIGQPGVRFDSPGGPRSGQPGLHFDSSRPRLPGPRFDGPRMGQPGPRFDGPCPGQPGLRFDSPHLGQPGTRFNGPHPGQPGVRFDSHPGQPGVHFESPQPGTPQPGSHPGQPCGHFDSPGGHPGQPNTRFGPHTGQPGTQLDNHGSHLGHPRFDPHPGQPAIHFDGPHPRQSGVRFDSPDGLLGQPRMRFDGPQLGQPNMRFDGPNSCLGQPIARFDGPHPGQPSTHFNGPGGRPAQCAVRFDGPQLGQPGTHYDSSGSHPGQPAIRFDDPTGTRFDIIAAQPGAYFDGSRGPLFDGSPVHPDPRCSVAGHLFNSHPPSSQYQGRVFDGQSGPRFNMPQGSHYNESAVHGATTLTNPTYGPAGPCFDGQTPLPRLAGPHNNDQYDPTCGTFYNSNLPASLPENMRQLQPVNAMTGFPHNPIPFNQGQQYIPPQASVPVTQIQQGSSFAPLDNHLGQLDVNELFSKLLSTGILKSNPVESIPTQSEVFPEGDTQAQTVIEEDEEEENEENIPDLTSFQIEELKQRYDGVISRLYTGIQCYSCGMRFTASQTDVYADHLDWHYRMNRMEKDITKKVTYRKWYYSLTDWIEFEEIADLEERAKSQFFEKVHEEVIQRTQEAAKEKEFQSVPAGPAGVHEVCEICQEAFEQYWDEDEEEWHLKNAVRMDSRTYHPACYEDYKNASFTDTTPSPSEAPIENPLHSVIVKQEQLDGSCKITDPTNSYKDTESVLTDTKTEKDTSAVKMETL; encoded by the exons GCCCCAGTTTCAGAGAAGCTCCCAGTAATGTACCTCATGGATTCCATTGTGAAGAATGTTGGAGGAAGCTATATCTCACTCTTTGCTCAAAACTTAATTCCTACATTTTCTAGTGTTTTTGAAAAG GTGGATGAGAGCACTAGaaaaagtttgtttaaattgcgctCTACATGGGATGAAATGTTTCAACTGACGAAACTTTATGCCTTAGACGTCAAAGTCAACAAACTAGATCCTGCATGGCCTATTAAGCCTTTACCACCAAATGTGAACAGTTCAAGCATTCATGTAAATCCCAAGTTTTTAAACCGATCG CTTGAAGAACCTGCCACCTCAAGTTCCACAGTTGCTCCTGTTAACTCAGCTAAACAAAATATTGCTGAGTCGCAGATAAACGTAACACAGGAGCAAGAGCAGTTTATAAGACAACAACTGTTAGCAAAACAAAAACAGTTACTTGAGTTGCAACAGAAGAAGTTGGAGCTGGAATTAGAACAGACAAAGGCACAGCTG ATTGCCTCACTTACTTCCCCACATCCCATTCCTGATTCAAAATCCCTTGGACATTCCAAACTACACGTGCCAATTACGAAGGTTTCTCCTATGCTTTCAACGGGGGCAGCAAAGCCAACTCCAGCTACAGTCAGACCCTTGCAGCAAGAATCAGCACAGCCAGAAAAATCTCAGGCAACACATGTCAGTGATACCAAAGTGTCAAACAGAGACCCTCGCATAAATAGGCTCAGTCAACAATCAACTCGGACAAAAGGCCCACTGCAAACAGAGAAATTTGATAAAACAGTAAGCAAAAAAAATAGCCCAGCTGGGGGATCGTCTGATAGGACGGAAAATCAAAACAGTATATCAAAACAAGACAAAGATAAAATCTGTGACAGATTGGTCAGAAAGGAATCCAAAGTTTCAGAAGGAAAATCTAAATTGGTATCGCCAGTGAAAAATAAGTTGCCTTTTAAAAATGCCAAAAAAATGGACACTGAGAAGGTAAAAGTAGAAATCACTAAAAGAGATCCAAGGTTGCGAAAATCTTCTCAAGATAAGAGTGATAGTAAAGTAGAAACAAAAGAAAAGAGGGCAAGTACTGAAAAAAAAGTAGAGGAAGATCAGGGTAAAGGAACTGAACGTAAACCTTCAGTAATGAGAAATAAAGCAATCAATGGCATTCTGTTGAAAATTGAAAAGGATGGAAAAGAGACTGAAAAAGATGTTTCTAAATCTGGAGGATTTCATTTTAGATCACATTCTAGATCTTCAAGATCACGCTCCCCAAGATCACGCTCCCCAAGATCACGGTCACCCATATCACGTTCTGCTAGACAAAGAGGTAGATTGTCACCAAAAAGGAGGCGTATAAGTGTTTCACCACTTTCCAAAACACAAGACAAAGAAAAGTTAGTGAAGCGACCCCTGTCTGATGAGTATAAACAGAATACTAATAACTGGGAACATCGCGATCTAAGAAAGAAAGCCAGTACCAAACCAGAAGCAAGAGATCCAAGGAAACTGAAGAGAACACGGGAGGATAGAGGTCAGGAATCTCAAGTTATACATCCTGAAAACAGAAACTCCCCAAGACGCTCTCCTGAACCAAAGGAGAATGTAGAAAACTGGCATGACCCGCCATCTGCAAAAAGGTGGAAGTCTGGGTGGGAGGAAGCTAAAAG CTTGAAGCAGAAACAAGAGACTCCGGCACATACAAAATTTCCTCATCAACAGAAGGATGTACATCCTGGAAATAAAGGTATTCTGTCACCTCGAACACCAAGGCAGCAAAGGATGAGTGTTGATGCAAACTTACAAATCCCAAAAGAATTGACATCTGCTAACAAGAGAGATTTATTGAAAAAA GCAAATCAACGACTAACAGCTGCAGAAATAAGTTATGATGAGTTTCTTGTCGTTGCTCATCAAATCAATCAGTTGTTCCAGTACCAAGAGGAAAAGAGTAGATCTAGTGACTGGCAAGCATCCCATGTTACTCCAAGGGGTTTTAAAACTGAACTAAAGGAAGAATCTCCATCGGCTAGAACCCAGGGTAAAGGTGCACCATTATCTGAAGCAGAACTGAGCTATCTTGAACACATGTCTAAATTAAAAAGAACTCGGGTTCAGTTAGAACAATCGCATGAATCAGAACTTCGTTGCAAAACAAGAGAGGCTCATAATAAGGATATATCGGGTGATCGTTCACTTAGTGTAAGAGAAGATGGTGACCAAGGACGTAAGTCTCCAAGTATAAGCAGCAATTCATACTCAGTAATTGAAAGGAAACTTGGAGAAAAAAGAGAAGCAAATGAGAGTGGGCATGGACATTACAGTGAAGGAAGGCATTCGGAAAGAAGAAAACTGTGCGACGTCAAGCCTGTGAGACGTTCTCCTGTTGGTGATAATAGACAGTCACATGACAAACATTGTGACCGTGTGTCACCGCTACGTCAACGTATGAGTCCTTTAGTAGATGAGGAGAGAAACCAAAGTAACATACGCGATAGCAAAAAACATGTAGATGAAACATTGCCAATTAAACAAATCAGAAGTTCTCCAATTCCTGAAGATCGATATAAAGCAGATTCTAATCACGGAAAGTTGTGTAATAACTGGACAGAGTCAAGAAATGAGCAGCGGCAGGGATCAAAACATCACCCCATGGTTGAAAGAGACATCCAAGAATTTGGTCCAAGAGATGGGAAAG ACACAAAAAGAGAAGAACCAAGAAACCAATGTGACCATCATTTGGAGGAAAGACCTGCTTATGATGCACCACAGAGAGGCAGTGGACGAGTTGAAAGTTCAAGGATAAAATCTGGCATACTTGAAATGCCTCAGAGATTTAGGGAACCTTCTGATAGACCAGGGCAAGGAAAATCTGGATCTACGAGAAATCTGGAAAAATTGAGAACTGATGAATCCATTGAACCAGATAGGACATGGCTTCGTAGTCGGGATGGATCTCCAAGCAGTGATGGGCGCATTGCTGGATCTAGGATAAGATTGCAGGATCCCCCCGAACAGGTTGCCCAGCCGATTGATGGTGCTCCTGAGCAGTCTGGTCTTTGGATTGAGGGTATTCCGGGGCAACCCAGTGCACACTTCGATGGTCCAGGTGGTTCCCACTCTGGACAGCCTGGCGCATGCTTTGATGGTCCACACCGAGGACAGCCCGGTGCATGCTTTAATGGTCCAGGTACTATACACATAGGACAGCCTGGTGTGCGCTTTGACAGTCCAGGTGGTCCTCGTTCTGGGCAACCTGGACTGCACTTTGACAGTTCTCGCCCAAGGCTGCCTGGACCACGATTTGATGGTCCTCGCATGGGGCAGCCTGGGCCACGTTTTGATGGTCCTTGCCCAGGACAGCCTGGACTGCGCTTTGACAGCCCACACCTGGGACAGCCTGGGACACGCTTTAATGGTCCACACCCAGGGCAGCCTGGGGTGCGCTTTGACAGTCATCCAGGGCAGCCTGGGGTACATTTTGAGAGTCCACAGCCTGGCACTCCACAACCAGGTTCACACCCTGGTCAACCCTGTGGTCACTTTGACAGTCCAGGTGGACACCCAGGGCAGCCCAACACACGCTTTGGCCCACACACAGGACAGCCAGGCACACAGTTAGACAATCATGGAAGTCATCTAGGGCACCCTCGTTTTGATCCACATCCTGGGCAGCCTGCCATACATTTTGATGGTCCACATCCACGACAGTCTGGTGTACGATTTGATAGCCCGGATGGTCTTTTAGGGCAGCCTCGCATGCGTTTTGATGGTCCACAGCTTGGGCAGCCCAATATGCGCTTTGATGGCCCAAATTCCTGTCTAGGGCAACCTATTGCACGCTTTGACGGTCCACATCCAGGACAGCCCAGTACACACTTTAATGGTCCTGGTGGTCGCCCAGCACAATGTGCTGTGCGCTTTGATGGTCCACAACTGGGGCAGCCTGGCACACACTATGACAGTTCAGGCAGTCACCCAGGGCAGCCTGCCATTCGTTTTGATGATCCGACTGGGACTCGGTTTGACATTATTGCTGCGCAACCAGGTGCATATTTTGATGGTTCTCGTGGGCCACTGTTTGACGGGTCTCCAGTGCATCCTGATCCTAGATGCAGTGTCGCTGGTCACTTGTTTAATAGTCATCCTCCAAGTTCACAGTATCAGGGAAGAGTATTTGATGGACAGTCTGGACCCAGATTTAATATGCCTCAAGGATCTCATTATAATGAATCTGCCGTACATGGAGCAACAACACTGACCAACCCAACCTATGGGCCAGCTGGTCCTTGTTTCGATGGACAGACGCCATTGCCTCGGTTGGCGGGACCCCATAATAATGACCAATATGATCCAACATGTGGAACGTTTTACAACAGTAACCTTCCTGCATCATTGCCTGAAAACATGCGCCAACTGCAGCCT GTTAATGCCATGACTGGTTTTCCCCACAATCCGATTCCTTTTAATCAAGGCCAGCAGTACATACCTCCTCAAGCTTCTGTTCCAGTTACGCAGATTCAACAAG GATCATCTTTTGCACCTTTGGATAATCATTTGGGGCAGTTGGATGTTAATGAGCTGTTTTCAAAGCTGCTTTCTACAGGAATTTTAAAGTCAAATCCAGTAGAATCCATCCCAACAc AGTCCGAGGTGTTTCCAGAAGGTGATACTCAGGCTCAAACTGTAattgaagaggatgaggaggaagaaaaTGAGGAAAACATTCCAGATCTTACCAGCTTTCAAATTGAGGAACTGAAGCA GAGATATGATGGTGTTATCAGCCGACTGTACACAGGTATTCAATGCTACTCCTGTGGAATGAGGTTCACCGCATCGCAAACTGATGTTTATGCAGACCATTTGGACTGGCATTATCGTATGAACAGAATGGAAAAGGACATCACTAAGAAAGTGACTTACAGAAAGTGGTACTACAGTTTAACA GACTGGATCGAATTTGAGGAAATTGCTGACCTGGAAGAGCGTGCCAAGAGTCAGTTCTTTGAGAAGGTCCATGAAGAAGTTATACAGAGAACACAAGAAGCTGCAAAAGAAAAGGAATTCCAGAGTGTTCCCGCTGGACCTGCTGGCGTACATGAG GTCTGTGAAATTTGTCAAGAGGCTTTTGAGCAGTACTGGGATGAAGATGAAGAAGAGTGGCATCTGAAAAATGCAGTTCGTATGGATAGTAGA ACATATCATCCAGCATGTTATGAAGATTACAAAAAC GCGTCATTTACAGATACAACTCCATCTCCAAGTGAAGCTCCTATAGAAAATCCACTACATTCAGTTATTGTTAAACAGGAGCAGTTGGATGGTAGTTGCAAGATCACAGATCCTACCAACAGCTATAAAGATACTGAGAGTGTGCTGACAGATACTAAAACTGAAAAAGATACTTCAGCTGTGAAAATGGAAACACTCTAG